Within Blattabacterium cuenoti, the genomic segment AGAGAAATAAAACAAACTACAAAACCTAGTTGTGGTTGTAACATTAAATGGAAAACATAAGATTTTTATAATAATTAGGAATTATATTTAAAAAATATTCAATAGATTCTGAAAGACTTTTTTCTAAAGTTCCTCCTGCAGCATTTTTGTGCCCACCTCCCCCAAAATGTTTTCTAGCAAATTGATTGACATCAAAATGTCCTCTTGAACGAAAAGAAATTCTAATTGGATATTGTTTTTTTTCTTCAAAAAAGAAAACAGAAAAAACAATGTTTTTTATTCCTAATCCATAAGTAATAATTCCTTCTGTATCTCCTTGCTTATAGGAATATAAATTAATATCTGATGCATTAATACTTGTATAAGCTGTGCGATATTTTTCTATGACTTTCAATTTTTTTAATGCTTTAGACAAAAGTTTTAATCTATTTTCGTTGTACCTTTCTTGTAAATGATTATAGATTTGATCTATATCAATTCCTTTTTCTATTAATTTTCCTGCAATAAAATGAGTTTCAGATGTCACAGAAGGAAAACGAAAAAAACCCGTATCAGTTATTATTCCAACATATAAACACGTTGCTATCTCTTTATCTATTTTATCTAAATGATTCATTTTAGATATCAATCTAAATACTAAAATACTGGTAGATGAAGCCGTTGGATCTGAAAACATAAAATCAAAAGAAAATGGATATGGATGATGATCTATTAATATTTTTTTTGCTTTAGAAATTAAAAAAAATTGATTCAATGTATTTATTCTGGAATAATTGTTAAAATCTATAAAAAAAATGTAGTCGGAATCTATAATTTTTTTTTTTACTAAAGATTGAGTGTTTTTTGAAAAAACAAGAATATCCTTACTTCCAGGAAGCCATTTAAAAAATTCAGAATATTCTGTAGGAGATATTAAATCTACATCATGTTTAAGTTTTCTTAAATAAAACAAAAGAGCTAAAGAAGAACCTAAAGCATCTCCATCTGGATTAATATGTGGTAATAATACAATTTTTTTCCTTTTCTTTCCGTTGTTGCTAATGTTATAAAAAAACATATATCTTAAATTATTTTTTTTTAAAACCTAAATCTTCTCCTTTTTTTAACATCATGAAATAAGCAGAATGAAATTCATTGGATATTTTTCCTTCTAAAATAGATTCTTTAATAAAATTTTTTATGATTCCGATTTCTTTACATGGGTTAATATGGAAAGCTTTCATAATATCGTTTCCTGATATAGGAGATTTCCAGTTTTTTAGACGATCTTTTTTCTCTAATTTTTGAATTCTTTTCATTAAAAGACAAAAATTTCTTTTATATTTTTTCTTTTTTTCTATATTACTAGTTGTAATATCTGCTATACATAATTTTATTAAATCTCCGATATCTTCTCCCATATCAAATAATAATCTACGTATAGCAGAATCACTTGTATTCATTTCTATTAATGCAATAGGCCTGTAACTATGCTGTATTATTTTTTTTACATACTTCATATGTATTCCTTTTGGTAACTTTAAACGTTGAAAAATGTTTGGAACCATTTTGGATCCTACAAATTCATGTGAATGAAAAGACCAACCTCTTTGAGGGGAAAATTTTTTAGTATAAGACTTTCCTATATCATGAAGTAAAGCGGCCCATCTTAACCAAAGAGAATTGGTTTCTTCTTTACTGATATTATCTACCACTTGTAAAGTATGATAAAAATTATCCTTGTGTTTATATCCATTTTTTTCCTCTATTCCTTGCAATAGAGTTAGTTCT encodes:
- a CDS encoding DHH family phosphoesterase; the encoded protein is MFFYNISNNGKKRKKIVLLPHINPDGDALGSSLALLFYLRKLKHDVDLISPTEYSEFFKWLPGSKDILVFSKNTQSLVKKKIIDSDYIFFIDFNNYSRINTLNQFFLISKAKKILIDHHPYPFSFDFMFSDPTASSTSILVFRLISKMNHLDKIDKEIATCLYVGIITDTGFFRFPSVTSETHFIAGKLIEKGIDIDQIYNHLQERYNENRLKLLSKALKKLKVIEKYRTAYTSINASDINLYSYKQGDTEGIITYGLGIKNIVFSVFFFEEKKQYPIRISFRSRGHFDVNQFARKHFGGGGHKNAAGGTLEKSLSESIEYFLNIIPNYYKNLMFSI